From a region of the Zonotrichia albicollis isolate bZonAlb1 chromosome 5, bZonAlb1.hap1, whole genome shotgun sequence genome:
- the LOC141729092 gene encoding interleukin-12 subunit beta-like, producing the protein MLALLGLLLFLVPAQALTAFPPKFQVGKLSQDVVVRCDTDTSEQHISWTLNGDEEPMAELVPEGQKLIILGLDLPATGNYSCWAGPVLLDSTYVVLSNTREEEINVSCQAESYNGSFRCSWPGPASAIFRARLIRSDGSVGPWVPVAGEQGRFNASLADPLFCPFGEELRPLQLHLEGLSDTSYLNLSRHFFLRDIVRPDPPQELMLQQRGEQLQLAWAPPASWPLPKSYFALLYHLQYELHNGTQVEQFVEGAEEAPVPAGAGRVRISCRDPYTPPAWSPWSAWMGLGAPQ; encoded by the exons TCCAGGTGGGGAAGCTGAGCCAGGACGTGGTGGTGCGATGTGACACTGACACCTCAGAGCAGCACATCTCCTGGACACTGAACGGGGACGAGGAGCCCATGGCTGAGCTGGTGCCTGAGGGCCAGAAGCTCATCATCCTGGGCTTGGACCTGCCAGCCACGGGCAACtacagctgctgggctggccctgtcctgctggacaGCACCTACGTGGTGCTCAGCAACACCC GCGAGGAGGAGATCAACGTGTCCTGCCAGGCTGAGTCCTACAACGGCTCCTTCCGCTGCTCCTGGCCCGGGCCCGCCTCTGCCATCTTCCGTGCCCGCCTCATCCGCAG cGACGGCTCCGTGGGGCCCTGGGTGCCCGTGGCCGGTGAGCAGGGCCGCTTCAACGCCAGCCTGGCAGATCCCCTGTTCTGCCCCTTCGGCGAGGAGCTGCGCCCGCTCCAGCTCCACCTGGAGGGGCTCTCGGACACCTCCTACCTCAACCTCTCCCGCCATTTCTTCCTCCGCGATATCG TGCGTCCTGACCCGCCCCAGGAGCTGATGCTGCAGCAGCGgggggagcagctccagctggccTGGGCCCCCCCGGCCTCCTGGCCGCTCCCCAAGTCCTACTTTGCGCTGCTCTACCACCTGCAGTACGAGCTCCACAACGGCACCCAG GTTGAGCAGTTCGTGGAGGGCGCGGAGGAGGCGCCGGTGccggcgggagcggggcgggtgcgGATCAGCTGCCGGGACCCCTACACGCCCCCGGCCTGGAGCCCCTGGAGCGCCTGGATGGGCCTCGGTGCACCCCAATAA
- the LOC141729093 gene encoding alpha-internexin-like, whose protein sequence is MSAAEGRPRCRWGGGEAVLRARAEAAGYRRLLRARAAEVEALRGAVGALHRQLEGLRDRRSGELAKYQERVAELEREIGAAEAEMARCLREYPALLRLRMALEAEIAAYREMLESEELRLGGLAPP, encoded by the exons ATGAGCGCGGCCGAGGGCCGGCCCCGGTGCCGCTGGGGCGGCGGCGAGGCGGTGCTCCGTGCCCGTGCCGAGGCCGCCGGTTACCGGAGGCTGCTGCGAGCCCGAGCCGCCGAGGTGGAGGCGTTGCGGGGCGCGGTGGGCGCGTTACACCGGCAGCTGGAGGGGCTGCGGGACCGGCGGAGCGGGGAGCTGGCCAAGTACCAg GAGCGGGTGGCGGAGCTGGAGCGGGAGATCGGGGCGGCGGAGGCGGAGATGGCCCGGTGCCTGCGGGAGTACCCGGCGCTGCTGCGGCTGCGGATGGCGCTGGAGGCGGAGATCGCCGCGTACCG GGAGATGCTGGAGAGCGAGGAGCTCCGCCTGGGCGGCTTGGCCCCGCCGTGA